A single Glycine soja cultivar W05 chromosome 14, ASM419377v2, whole genome shotgun sequence DNA region contains:
- the LOC114383143 gene encoding selenoprotein K-like isoform X1, translating into MAYVERGVVKSKRSIWRLKTITDFFWAIVNFIGMFFATMFSMEKSDAYRKRSVGKEWDGGAPGGGPGGGGGGGSGPRGPPRGGLDNVRGLDSIRGRDHSSLPACGSCCG; encoded by the exons ATGGCTTACGTTGAGCGAG GTGTTGTCAAATCAAAGCGATCAATATGGCGACTTAAAACAATCACTGATTTTTTCTGGGCCATTGTTAACTTCATAGGCATGTTTTTCGCAACTATGTTCTCG ATGGAAAAGTCAGATGCGTACAGAAAACGTTCTGTGGGTAAGGAATGGGATGGCGGTGCTCCTGGAGGAGGTCCTGGCGGCGGTGGTGGCGGTGGTAGCGGTCCACGAGGCCCTCCTCGTGGGGGTCTCGACAATGTTCGTGGGCTAGATAGTATAAGGGGACGTGATCATA GTTCACTGCCTGCCTGTGGTTCCTGCTGTGGCTGA
- the LOC114383143 gene encoding glycine-rich selenoprotein-like isoform X2 has translation MFFATMFSMEKSDAYRKRSVGKEWDGGAPGGGPGGGGGGGSGPRGPPRGGLDNVRGLDSIRGRDHSSLPACGSCCG, from the exons ATGTTTTTCGCAACTATGTTCTCG ATGGAAAAGTCAGATGCGTACAGAAAACGTTCTGTGGGTAAGGAATGGGATGGCGGTGCTCCTGGAGGAGGTCCTGGCGGCGGTGGTGGCGGTGGTAGCGGTCCACGAGGCCCTCCTCGTGGGGGTCTCGACAATGTTCGTGGGCTAGATAGTATAAGGGGACGTGATCATA GTTCACTGCCTGCCTGTGGTTCCTGCTGTGGCTGA